The Sinorhizobium alkalisoli genomic interval CCAACCCTCGTCGTCGGCAATTTCGGCCATAAGCTGGCCGAGTGCATGCGCGTCGCCCGGCTCGACAAGCGCCGGACTGTCGGCGCCCAGAACCTCCGGAATTCCCCCGACGCGAGTCGCGACCACCGGCCGTCGCGCCGCAAGGGCCTCGAGAAGAAGATAGGGCATAGCCTCCGCGCGCGAGGGAATGACGACGGTCCGGGCGAGCGACAACGCCGTGCGGGTTGCCATTGCGGGAAGCAGCCTGAGGCGATCCCCAAGCCCCATGCGCGATGCCATTTCCTCATATTGCCGCTGCTGCGGACCATCGCCGATCATCAGCGCCGAGAGGCGCCGTCCCGTCAGGCGTTCGGCCCGTTCAAAGGCCGCTATAAACAGATCGGGACCCTTGAGGTCCCGCATCATGCCGATAAAGACGAAGTCGGCCATGTCCGGCCTCGTCTCGACCGGCACGAATTCAGCGTCGTCGACGCCGTTGTGGACAAGTTCGCTGCGGCCCTGCGGGCGGCCAATCTTCGCGAAATAAGTCTGGCGTTCGAAGTCGCAGACGAAGACCAAGGCGTCAGTCAGGCGCTCCTGCAAGCGCTCCAGCCGGAAGATCGCGGCACCCGTCAGCGACTTCCGGGGGTAGTGCAGGGTGCCGCCATGCGGCGAATAGAGGCGGGCTACGCGATACTTGTTGACCCGCAGGGCTGAACCGATGATGCGTGCGAGCGCGCCACCCTTGGCGCCGTGCCCGTGCAGCACATCCGGTTGCAAACGTCTGATTTCCTTGTAACTGCGCCATAGGAGCCGGACATCCGAGAGTCCCACGGCGCGATCTATCGGTGTGCGGATGATGCCGAGAGCCAGATGCGGACGCACCGCCTCGAAGAGAGCGTCCTCATGGGCACCGCCGGTGGTGCTGTCGCAGAAGATTCCGACTTCATGGCCGGCGCGCGCATGGGCTTCCGCGAGATCGCGCACGTGGCGGAAAATCCCGCCGATCGGCGACCTGAAACAATGGATGATGCGCAGGGGGCGTTCGCTCCGCATCGGTTTCAGAACAGCCGTTCGCGAACATAGATCGTGTCGCCCGCCAGCACCGGATCGGTGATCGGCACCCGGCCAGTGATGATGCGGCCGTTGATCTTGCGGGTGATATCGGCACTCCCCTGGTTGGCGCGCGGCGTGAAGCCGCCGGCAACCGCGATTGCGTTCTGCACCGTCATGCCCGGCACATAGGCATATTGGCCGGCCTGGCCCACCTCGCCCATGATAAAGACGGAACGGTACCGGTCGACCTCGATCGTCACGTCCGGATCGCGTAGGTATCCCTGACGCAACTTGGCGGCGATCATGCCCTCGAGCTCCGGCAGCGTATGGCCGCGCGTGGGCACCGCGCCGATCAGCGGGAAGGCGACGTAGCCGGCCTGATCGACCGTATAGGTGCCGCTGAGTGCCGCCTGCTCGAAGACATTGATGCGCAGCCGGTCGCCGCTGTCCAGCCGGTAGGGCTGGATGGTCGCCTCGCTGAAGGCTTTGGGTGCCGGCTGATAGCTCGTGCATGCGCTTGCGAGCACCGACAAGAGTGCCACGGCGAAAGCGCGCGCTGTCTTTTTACCTGCGGTCGACATGCGGGTTTGAGCTCCAGGGAAATCACCTCTCTGGCGCCGTTATCGATCCGTTAGGGTTAATAGCCGGTAAACTCGTGACGGAAATCGCCTGTCCTGGCAGCGCCGAGCCGCAGGGGGTACACTGCCTGGTTGCGCGCGGCATTAACCGTTGCGTTACCATGTCCCTTTACCTTCGCGGCGGAATGAAAAACTCGTGGAGTTGGGACATGTCGGGCATCGGCGGCGGACATGAGGATGTGGATATCGACCTCGGCGGCCTGTTCCGCGCCGTGTGGCAGCGTCGCTCCCGTGTTGTCCTAGCAACCTTAGGCGCGGCGGCCGTCGCCTTTGCCGCCGCGAAGATGATCGCTCCCCAATATGAAAGCGAAACGCGCGTCCTGATCGAGTCGCGCGAACCCGAGTTCAGCGGTGCGGGGCAGCTCCCCCAGAGTGGTTCGGACAGGATCTTCGACGAGTCCGGCATTGCGAGCCAGGTTCAGGTCCTTCGCTCCGCCGACCTGATCAAGCAGGTCGCACGCAACATGAAGCTGCACGAGTTGGAAGAGTTCGATCCCTCAGCGCACCCGTCGGCACTTTCCGATCTGCTGGTCATGCTCCGGATGAAGAAAAATCCCCTCGAGTTACCGCCCGAAGAGCGGATTCTAAGGGAGTTCAATTCCAAGCTGCAGGTCTATCAGGTGGAAAAATCCCGTGTGATCGCGATCGCCTTCACGTCGAAGGACCCGAAGCTCGCCGCAGCCATTCCGAACGAGATGGCGAAGGTCTACCTGTCGCTGCAGAGCGGTGCGAAACTCGATTCCAATTCGGAGGCGAGCCGCTGGCTGGAGCCGGAAATCGCCAATCTGCGCGAAAAAGTGCGCGAGGCGGAGGCGAAGGTTGCCGCCTATCGTGCCGAGTCCGGCCTGCTGCCGACCAGTGAGACGGAGAATTTTGCAACGCGCCAGCTGAGCGATATTTCCGCCGAGCTTGCGCGTGTACGCGGCGAGAGAGCCAACGCCGCCGCCCGCGCGGAAGGGGTGCGCGCGGCGCTCGCCGACGGCCGCGCTGTCGACACGCTTGCCGATATCGTCGGGTCGCCGATGATCCAGCGGCTGAAGGAAAGCAAGGCCGCCCTTGAGGCGCAGATCGCAGACGTCTCCACATCGCTGCTTGATGGCCACCCGCGGCTCAAGGGGCTGAGGTCGCAGCTCGAAGGCATCGAAGCGCAGATTCGTTCTGAAACGCGCAAGATCCTCGCCAGCCTCGATAACGAAGCGAAGGTCGGGCAATTGCGCGAACAGCAATTGGTGCAGCAGCTGAATTCGCTGAAAGCCCAATCGGCTCAGGCCGGCGAGGAGGAGGTGGGCCTGCGCGCCCTGGAGCGCGAGGCCGCCGCGCAGCGGCAGCTGCTCGAGACCTATCTGGTTCGCTACCGCGAAGCGACCTCGCGCAGCGTCGCCAATGCGACCCCCGCCGATGCGCGGGTGATCTCGAACGCCGTCATTCCCGCCCTCGCGAGTTTCCCAAAGGTCATTCCGATCACCATTGTTGCGGCTTTTGCGAGTTTTCTGGTGAGCTGTGTCGTGATTATGCTCGCCGAGCTCTTCAGCGGCCGGGCCCTAAGGCCGACGTCGGTCGCCACCCCGACGGTTGCAGAGCCTGCACCGGCAAGCGCGGCACCCGAAAGCGCAAGCAACGTCCCCTACGAGGCATCCGTTGCCGCGGTTGAGCCGCAGTCGGGAAAAGAAAGGGAGGTTCGGGAGCCAAATGCAGCAGAGCAGGATTTCTCGATCGAATCCGTTGCCGATCATCTTCTCGGCCATGGCGTCAGGGTTGCGGTTTCGGTCTCGCCGGGTGGCGACGAGGGGTCGATGGCCGCGGTGATGCTGGTGCGCCTGCTGGCGGAAGCGGAACAGAAGGTCGTGCTGATCGACTTTTCCGGTTCGGTCTGCCCGACTCGGCTGATGGCGCAATCACCGCATCTGCCCGGCATTACCGACCTGCTTGCGGGCGAGGTCGCCTTCAGCGAGACGATCCATGCGGACCGCTTCTCGGATGCGCATGTCATCCCGCGCGGCGAGGCGGATCCTCGGATGGCCATGCGCGGCATCGAGCGCCTGCAAATGATCGTCGATGCGCTTACCAACGCCTACGACCTGGTGCTCATCGAATGCGGCCAGGCAGATGCGGAGGCTGTCGCCAAGGTGGCTCGCCGCGAGGGCACCGAGATCATTCTCTCCGCTCCCTCCGTCAGCGAAGAGAAGATCGTCGAAGAGCTCACCCGCTTTGGCCAGGCCGGCTATCGCGACATCGTGCTGATGACCGGGGCCGGCCGGCCGGGGCCGGACTTCCCCGACCGCCGGGCGGCGTGAGCGTGCCCGGGCCAGGGCCCGCGGGCAGCTTCAATCCTCTGCGCCTGGGCCCTGTTGCCAGCGGCGACGCTGCCGCTGCAGGAACCCGTAAGCCCTCTCATTGGCCTTGATGGTTCGTTTGGCGCGGGTCATCGCCCGGTACAGGCTGGCTGCCAGAAAACCGCGCGGCGTTAGGGGTAGGACGATGTCGCGGAGCGAGGTCTTGATCGTGCACCATGACCGCTTGTAGCGCTGGTCGCCGATGCCGAAATCGAAGAGCTTCACCCCTTCGCCACAAAGACGCTCGATCGTGCGGTAGAACAGCAACTCTCCGGGGCTGCTGTCGGCCGCGACCCCATCGTCGATCGAGCCGAACTGGCAGATGACGTGGTCGCCTTTGCGCAGCAGGCCGGAGATGGCGATGATCTTGCCCTGGTACTCGCCTTTCAGGCCTATCGCATCGAGCTCGAAGAGGCCGCCGGTCTGGCGATCGACCAGGGCGTGGAAGAAGGCGCGCGTCGCCGCATCGCTGAACACGTCCGGCAGGCCCAGCGCGGCGAAGCGCGAGGCCTTCTGCTGGAAGAATGTTTCCAGAAGGGCGTGCGCTTGCGGTGACTGGCGGGCGGTGATGTAGTCGTAGCCACCCATTTCGGCGAGACGCTTTTCAGAGGTGCGCATCTTCTTGCGGCGGCGCTTCGCATTGAGTTGCGTGAGCGTGGCCTCCATGCCGTGAAGGAGAGGCAACTGAAAGGATGCGTTCGGATGGGTGATGCCAGGCAATGCCGAGAAGGGATTGAGTACGCCGCGCCACTTCGCAGGCATTCTCTCGAGCCTCACGACGTCGGCAAATGGACGGAGCTGGCGCATGCCGTCGGTCAGAGCGCGGACCAGTTCGACGCGCGGCACGGGCTCGAGGTCTGCGAACACACCGGTGTTCAGATTGCTGTGTTCGGAACCGATCAGACGGGCTGTGCGAACGAGACCCCGCTCAACGGCGAAGGGCAGAATGAACATGGGCTTCTGG includes:
- a CDS encoding glycosyltransferase family 4 protein, with the protein product MRSERPLRIIHCFRSPIGGIFRHVRDLAEAHARAGHEVGIFCDSTTGGAHEDALFEAVRPHLALGIIRTPIDRAVGLSDVRLLWRSYKEIRRLQPDVLHGHGAKGGALARIIGSALRVNKYRVARLYSPHGGTLHYPRKSLTGAAIFRLERLQERLTDALVFVCDFERQTYFAKIGRPQGRSELVHNGVDDAEFVPVETRPDMADFVFIGMMRDLKGPDLFIAAFERAERLTGRRLSALMIGDGPQQRQYEEMASRMGLGDRLRLLPAMATRTALSLARTVVIPSRAEAMPYLLLEALAARRPVVATRVGGIPEVLGADSPALVEPGDAHALGQLMAEIADDEGWADRTMPDPERIRMRFSASTMAHRIMQLYRELTEEALYADARLRTT
- a CDS encoding polysaccharide biosynthesis/export family protein, encoding MSTAGKKTARAFAVALLSVLASACTSYQPAPKAFSEATIQPYRLDSGDRLRINVFEQAALSGTYTVDQAGYVAFPLIGAVPTRGHTLPELEGMIAAKLRQGYLRDPDVTIEVDRYRSVFIMGEVGQAGQYAYVPGMTVQNAIAVAGGFTPRANQGSADITRKINGRIITGRVPITDPVLAGDTIYVRERLF
- a CDS encoding GumC family protein; translated protein: MSGIGGGHEDVDIDLGGLFRAVWQRRSRVVLATLGAAAVAFAAAKMIAPQYESETRVLIESREPEFSGAGQLPQSGSDRIFDESGIASQVQVLRSADLIKQVARNMKLHELEEFDPSAHPSALSDLLVMLRMKKNPLELPPEERILREFNSKLQVYQVEKSRVIAIAFTSKDPKLAAAIPNEMAKVYLSLQSGAKLDSNSEASRWLEPEIANLREKVREAEAKVAAYRAESGLLPTSETENFATRQLSDISAELARVRGERANAAARAEGVRAALADGRAVDTLADIVGSPMIQRLKESKAALEAQIADVSTSLLDGHPRLKGLRSQLEGIEAQIRSETRKILASLDNEAKVGQLREQQLVQQLNSLKAQSAQAGEEEVGLRALEREAAAQRQLLETYLVRYREATSRSVANATPADARVISNAVIPALASFPKVIPITIVAAFASFLVSCVVIMLAELFSGRALRPTSVATPTVAEPAPASAAPESASNVPYEASVAAVEPQSGKEREVREPNAAEQDFSIESVADHLLGHGVRVAVSVSPGGDEGSMAAVMLVRLLAEAEQKVVLIDFSGSVCPTRLMAQSPHLPGITDLLAGEVAFSETIHADRFSDAHVIPRGEADPRMAMRGIERLQMIVDALTNAYDLVLIECGQADAEAVAKVARREGTEIILSAPSVSEEKIVEELTRFGQAGYRDIVLMTGAGRPGPDFPDRRAA
- a CDS encoding GNAT family N-acetyltransferase, which codes for MANLDLTLPPPNAAQPCRPHQAIESPNMVRITVSLHLELDELEAEWRALDENSRNSLHQSFDWCVAWSRTHTHRVVVIRGACGQKPMFILPFAVERGLVRTARLIGSEHSNLNTGVFADLEPVPRVELVRALTDGMRQLRPFADVVRLERMPAKWRGVLNPFSALPGITHPNASFQLPLLHGMEATLTQLNAKRRRKKMRTSEKRLAEMGGYDYITARQSPQAHALLETFFQQKASRFAALGLPDVFSDAATRAFFHALVDRQTGGLFELDAIGLKGEYQGKIIAISGLLRKGDHVICQFGSIDDGVAADSSPGELLFYRTIERLCGEGVKLFDFGIGDQRYKRSWCTIKTSLRDIVLPLTPRGFLAASLYRAMTRAKRTIKANERAYGFLQRQRRRWQQGPGAED